One window from the genome of Mucilaginibacter ginsenosidivorans encodes:
- a CDS encoding TolB family protein: MKVILILILSCCTSGLCAQVRSYDYAYEKKKGICVYSLAGKMEVLVTRGHDPCISPDGTKLAYTVYSKSGDRTIGVIDLNTKQKTLLHTNSHNCYGPVWSPDGKYIAYHVFDEQKVNWSIAVIGSANGTPEVITKKQEQCYAPAWRSDSESVVAQNLDDIFVFDLSGNIIDDYKVTDVVKGIGLSSTDRVLFSQDGKKMIYTCDVDEPGYDGPPSAAFVYDIGNKTSVRLSPKGYYATGVWLQGDKILFTGGKIQSMVSNVYTVDLDGKNFKLLFANCSNISAKR; encoded by the coding sequence ATGAAAGTTATTTTGATACTGATACTAAGCTGCTGCACATCCGGGCTTTGTGCGCAGGTTAGATCCTACGATTATGCCTATGAAAAGAAAAAAGGCATTTGTGTTTACTCCTTAGCCGGCAAAATGGAGGTGCTGGTTACCCGGGGGCACGATCCCTGCATATCGCCCGATGGTACAAAACTGGCTTATACAGTTTATAGCAAAAGCGGCGATCGCACGATAGGCGTTATCGACCTGAACACAAAGCAAAAGACCTTATTGCATACCAACAGCCATAATTGCTATGGCCCGGTCTGGTCGCCCGACGGGAAATATATCGCTTATCATGTTTTTGACGAACAAAAGGTCAACTGGTCAATAGCTGTCATTGGCAGCGCCAATGGTACGCCCGAAGTGATCACCAAAAAGCAGGAGCAATGTTATGCACCGGCGTGGAGAAGTGACAGCGAAAGTGTGGTAGCCCAGAACCTGGACGATATATTTGTTTTTGATCTCAGCGGCAATATTATTGACGATTACAAGGTTACCGACGTCGTAAAAGGTATTGGGCTGAGCAGTACAGACCGGGTTTTGTTTTCGCAAGATGGGAAGAAGATGATCTATACATGCGACGTTGATGAGCCCGGGTATGACGGGCCGCCTTCAGCCGCTTTTGTATACGACATTGGCAATAAAACGTCGGTAAGATTATCGCCTAAGGGATATTATGCAACAGGCGTATGGCTACAGGGCGATAAGATATTGTTTACCGGCGGCAAGATACAATCGATGGTATCCAATGTGTATACCGTTGATCTCGATGGGAAGAACTTCAAATTGCTGTTTGCTAATTGCAGTAATATATCCGCAAAAAGATAA